The genome window CCGTGCACCTGCCCCCTCCTGGTCCCTGTGCCAGGCAGGGGGGCAGCCTGTTGGCTCCTGCAGGGCCCTGAAGCACGACAACCTGCTCCAGTGTCTGGCCCAGTGCGCAGAGGTGACGCCCTACCTTCTGGTCATGGAGTTCTGCCCCATGGTGAGTGGCTGCCCACTACCACCTCTGCCACCAAGCTAGGGGCCCCCTAACTCCCTGGTTCCCAGGAGCAACCACTGTCAGCAGGGGTGGGGACTGTTAGTCCTAGGCCAGGCAGGAGGCTGACATCTCTTTCACCTCTTGGGGCGTCTTTACTGCATGTCATCCCTGAGGGCCACCAGCAATCTGGACCCTGCTGTCCAGCTGCCTCCCTAGGTGGCCATGACCTCTATGGCTTCCCTGGCATGTGGGGAGGGGCTCCCTTGCACTGGATGGGGTCAACAGCTTGGGGAGGAACCTGTGACCTCGGGCCACCTTCCTGGGGTCTGTCCTGTTCAGCGTCCTGCTTAGTTGTGCCATGTGGGGTCTGTTCTGGGTGGCCACAGCATGTGTGGACTGACTGGTTATGGGGCTGCCCCTCTTGGCAGGGGGATCTCAAGGGTTACCTGCGGAGCTGCCGAGTGGCTGAGTCCATGGCACCtgaccccctgaccctgcagcgCATGGCCTGTGAGGTGTCCTGCGGTGTCCTACACCTGCACCGCCATAACTATGTGCACAGGTGAGGGCTGTGGGGATCCTTCTTGGGCTGAGGGGAGACCCTCCCCTGACACAGCCTCTGGGGACCACTGCCCAAAGGAGCTCCACCAACTATCCAGAGGACCAGGATGGGCATACTATCTGCTGTCTGTGGGTGCCCAGAGAGAGAGCGTGTGGCTGTCCTCTGGCCCCAAGGTAGTGCCTCCAGCTGCTGGCACTTCCTCCTGGTCCCCTGCTCCAGTCCCCAGGGAGATGGTGctgtcctcctcctgctctgtccCCTGAGGTCGGCGAGCCAGCCAGCGTGGGGTCCCCAGAAGACGTGGCCATGGACATGGCCGTCCTCCCCAACAACATCCTGGTGCTGAGTGATGATCAACAACTCCAGCATCAGTGATTTTGTTGCAGAGGGCAGCTGCTAGCCTCCCGGTCTGATGCTGAGCCCTGCCTGCACCCCGAGTGCAGGCCTGTGCCCCCCATCTGTGTCCCCCTAGTGGCAGCCTCTGGCAGATGTGTGCTGCCCGTGTGTATGTGTCCAGGGCCCCCAACACCCCCGTGGGCACCCAGGGCTGGGTTGGAGGtagtggtggggagggagagccaTCAGGAACACTGGACCCCAGCTGCACCTTGGGTACCCCTGGGatgtggggggagggcaggaacAGAAACCTTAAGACACTTCAAACATCTGTGCACTCATGGATTCCCAGCTCCCTGGAGCCGCCCTGCTACAAGCCAAAGTGGCAGGAAAGATTTTGGGGCTGAGGAGGGGTTATACACTGGAGTCCCAGGGAAAGAGGGGGGCAGGCACTGGGATAGGTCCCAGTGGCAGCCAGACCTTGTTTACATTTTCTCTGAGACTTGTCCTTATGGATTCCCCAGTGCCTGGCCTGGAAGGCAGGGGATCaagcaggctggggtggggggctatgAGGGgtcttcccccacctgcagggcccccCAGTTGACCACCCTCCCCCCACAGTGACCTGGCCCTGAGGAACTGCCTGCTCACAGCTGACCTGACTGTCAAGGTCGGGGACTACGGCCTGTCCCACAGCAAATACAGAGTaagtgtggggggtgggaggaggtggggactggtggggcCAAGGTGACCTGTCCCTGTCTGCTGGCAGGAGGACTACTTTGTGACAGCCGACCAGCTGTGGGTGCCTCTGCGCTGGATGGCACCTGAGCTGGTGGACGAGGTGCATAGCAACCTGCTGGTGGCTGGGCAGACCAAGGCCAGCAATGTGTGGTGAGTGGGCGGGGCCCAGGGACAGGCTGGGGGCCATCTGCTGCTGCCACCAGCCCTCTGCCACTCATTCATCTGCCTGCTTCCTAGGGTGGGTGTCTTCCTGGGACAGGCCTGTGCCATCAGCTGTGACACAGCAGGGACATCTCCACTGTGTTCCTGGTCCTTGACTGGGACCCTGCTTGCATCCTGCCTGCTTCCCATTAGAGCCCAGATGTGTAACCTGCCCTGATGCCCTCTCCCTCTGATCCCACCTCTCCCCAGCTGAGCCTCCCTGCCTGTCCCCTGCTGCTTCATGGTACAGGGCTCTGAGCTGTCACCAAATCCACAGTCCTGTGTCCCAGAGCTTCATGAGGCCACTGCCCACCAGAAGTAGCCTAGGGAGGTCTGCCCACCCATGTCCTAGACAatgccctggtcccccaccttccTCAGCAGCCTCATCTCTGCCCTGGTGTCACTTACTGTGTGTTGCTATGAGGTGGGGAATGAAGGAAgtgacaaacacaaacacacagctTACAGCAAGCcggcctggcttttttttttttttttttaaatttactttcccttttggtgcccttgtttttcattgttactgatgtcatcattgttaagacaggacagagagaaatgaagagaggaggggaagacagaggggtggggagaaagatacatacctgtagacctacttcactgcctgtgaattgacccccctgcaggtggggagccgggggctcgaaacggaatccttacgctggtccttgctttgcaccacctgcgcttaacccgctgaactaccgcccgactcccccgccTGGTTTTTATGAGCCGTGCCTTCCTGGCCTGGCGGGTGGCAGGCCACACCCTGCCTGGCCACCCCCCACATGTTGCCCTGCCTACAGGTCTCTGGGTGTGACCCTGTGGGAGCTGTTTGAGCTGGGCACACAGCCCTACCCGCAGCACTCAGACCGGCAGGTGCTGGCCTACACCGTCCGGGAGCAGCAGCTCAAGCTGCCCAGACCCCAGCTGTCACCCACCCTGTCCGACCGATGGTGAGACCCCACATCTGggcttgcaggtggggggggggggtggaggcgtCCCCACCAAAGGAGGCTTCCAGTTCCCTGAGAGCCAAAATGACTCCTGAGTTGCAGGGTTCCAGCCATTTCTGGCCAGAAGGGATATGATCTCTGTACCCCAAACTGGCCAGCAGGCAGGGTGGGGTGCGCTGTAGGGAACTGCCTCCGCCCCTGGGGTTCCCTTGCTCCCTGAGCATAACTGGGGATAGACGGGGGGTCGCTTAATCAGTGGTGGTCCCTTAACCGATCCCCCTAGAACGCAGAGAGCAAACCATGCTCAGCACTGAGACAACTACGTCCTTCTCTGAGGCGGGCGTGGTCACTAGGGGGCGTGGCCTGCCGGGTGGTCGGGTGGGCGTGGCCATGTCTGATCATGGCGCGGCGTTGCCGAGTGAGCGTGGCATCACCCGACAGGGGCGTGGTCAGACATGATAGGGCGTGACCATGCCGGGTGGGTGTGGCCGCGCGTGGCTTAGCCTAGCCTCTTACAGGTACGAAGTGATGCAGTTCTGCTGGCTACAGCCGGAGCAGCGGCCCACAGCCGAGGAGGTGCACCTGCTGCTCACTTACCTGTGCACACAGGGTACATCCGAGGTGGAGGAGGACTTTGAGCGGCGCTGGCGCTCCATGCGGCCGGGCGGGGGCGGCCTGGAGTCGGCGGGGCTGGCGCTGGGGGTGGCGGGCGAGCTGGCCGCCGCATCATCCTTCCCGCTGCTGGAGCAGTTCGCGGGGGACGGCTTCCACGGCGACGGTGACGACGTGCTGACGGTGACAGAGACAAGCCGCGGCCTCAACTTCGAGTACAACTGGGAGACAGGCCGCGGGGCTGAGGCTTTTCCGCCGCTGGGGGCCGTGCACCTGCAGGAGCCGGGGGCCCTCGACGGCGCACCTCCTGGTGTGGTGCCGGTGCTCAGCGCGCACAGCCCCTCGGTGGGCAGCGAGTACTTCATCCGCCTGGAGGAGCCCGCGTCCACCGCCGGCCACCACCAAGACTGCGCTGGCTGCGCCCCCAGGCCCCGCCGAGGCTCCCAGTCTCCCTCTGACGCCGGGGACCCCGATGACGACTCAGACGGCAGTGCAAGTGCCTCGCTAGCCATGGAGCCGCTGCTGGGCCGACCGCCGCCCTCGGACGACCCCTGGGGTGGCCGCTACCTGAGAGGGAGCCTTGGCCAGCCCCCGCCTTGGCCCTCGCGCTCACCCTCCCCTGAGGCCCAGATGCTGCAGTCCCCCAGAGCTGAGGACCTTGACTGGGGCGCTGTGGCTTTCTGCCCGCCCTTTTTGGAGGACCTGCCCAGCACACCCCCCACAGAGTCCCCAGGTGGAAAGGAGCAGCGGGCAACCAGGGGCAGCAGGGCTGCCTCACACAGACACTGGACCTCCAATGTGTctgccaacaacaacagtggccaGCGCTCCCAGGAGTGCTCAGAGCCCAGCTTCTCCCGCGGCTGTGTGGACTGCTGTCCTGACTCAGAGCAGcccccctgggccagcccagagttgcaccaccccctggccatGGAGGACTCCAGAGAATCCCTCCTCAGGCTGCAGGAGGTTGTCACCTGCCTGGTCACACCGCCCTGGACAGAGGATGGGGGCCATGGAGACCCTCCAGAGCTCAGGCTTACTGAGGAAGCTGAGGGTCCCAGTGGGCCCCCACTACCCctcccatccatcccatccccatcccaggaGGGAGCCCCACTCCCCGCTGAGGAGGCTGGTGCccccaccaccctgcctgcatctCCCACACCGGCCACTGAGCCAGCTGGACCCCAGGACAGTGGCAGCAACTTGCTGGAGCTGGAGGCATCAGGCAGTGAGGACGAAGACGCCACTGAGGCCACACCTGGTATTTTTACTGACCTGTCCAGTGATGGCCCACAGCCAGAGAGGCCCAGTATGGTGCCAGCCCTGCGCTCCCTGCAGAAGCAAGCAGGCACCCCCGACTCCCTGGACTCACTGGACATCCCATCCTCTGTCAGCAGTGGTGCCTATGAGTCTTGCAGCCCCTCAGCCATGGGAACTCCTGGTGTGCAGCCCCGTGCCTTGGACAGTGGCTATGACACAGAGAATTACGAGTCCCCCGAGTTTGTGCTCAAGGAAGCACACGAGTCCGGTGAGCTGGGGGCCTTTGGGGAGCAGATCTCTGAGGGCCAGAGCCCAGGGCCCGAGACCCAGCTCTCCACACTTCCAGGCGGCCTGAATGAGAAGAACCCCTACAGAGACTCAGCCTATTTCTCTGACCTGGACACAGAGCCAGAGCTGCCCTGTGCCCCTGAGACCCCAGACCCTGAGCTGGAATTGGGGAGCCCTCAGGGCCCAGCCACAGAGTCTGAAAGGATCTCCCTGGAAGCTGGGGTGCATGAGGAGGGCCTGCCCCTGCCGCTGCCCAGAGAAGCTTCCCCAGAACCTGGCCCTGACCCCacactgccacctcccaggccccccagcccagcccaggagcTGCCAGTGGTGCCCAGCCTTGGGGGCTCCATTTTCCTGCTGAGCCCAGTCACCAGTGCAGAGAACCAGGAGGCCCCAGGCCTACTGTCACCAGTGGCGCTGCAGAACCGGATAGGTGCCCCCTCCAGAGCCCCGCTCTGCCTGGCCCTGCCTGCAGCCCCTGAGGGCAGGCCTAAGGAGGAGGACAACGACGACAGCGACGAGTCGGATGAAGAGCTTTCCTGCTACAACATGCAGGAGCCTAGCGAGGACAGCGAGGAGGAGGCGCCCGTGCCGGTGGTGGTGGCTGAGCGCCAGAGCGCACACAACCTGCGCAGCCTGCTCAAGATGCCCAGCCTGCTGACCCAGGCCTTCTGTGAGGACCTGGAGCGCAAGAAGAAAGCCGTGTCTTTCTTCGACGATGTCACCGTCTACCTCTTTGACCAGGTGCGGAGGCCTCGCTGGCAGCGGGCAGACAGGGGCTGTGGTGCTGGGCCCGGTGGCCACCATGTGCTGCTCTACCCCTGCAGGAGAGCCCAACCCGGGAGGCTGGGGAGCCTCTCCTGGCAGCCAAGGAGCCGGCACCAACCTTCTTGGCCGGATCCTCTGGAGCTCTGGGCCGACCACGCCAGGCAGACAACTCCCGAGAAGGCTGCACCGCAGAGGGTgagctgggggcggggcctgatGCTTCGACGTCACGCGGGGCGGGGCCTTCCAGACACGTGACGTCACGCACATAGGGTCACGGTGTATCATCATGAGTGGACAGGGCCTTCGGGCGAGGCTTCGGGCTGGGACTCCTCAGTGTTGTATTAGTCACGCCCCTAGGCGCTAGGTGGGTGTGTGACGCCACGAGTGACGTGAACTGGTGACGTCCTGGCCCGCGTGACCTACTCTTTGCAGGAGGAGGGTTCCCCTGGGCGGAGGACTTCCCGCTGCTGTCCGCTGAGAAGCCGCCCCTGGCCACCCCTGCACCCCCCACGCCCCCCGCTCCAGGCCTCTTCTCGCGCTTCACTGTGTCGCCCGCGCCCGCGTCCCGCTTCTCTATCACCCACGTCTCAGACCCGGACGCCTGCGCCCAGCGAGGTGAGGCTGGGGGCGCCCGGCGGGAGGGACCCCAGCAGGGACCTAGGGGGCGGGCGGGTGCCTTCACTCCTGTCCCCTGTTCcctatggggaaactgaggccccaaGAGGTCGGGACACTCCCTGAACCATGGGCTTCGGACTGGACTCTCAGCACAGCCCGATTCTGCAGGGGCCTGTCTACATGGGACTACAGCCAGTGTCCCCCAGTCGCCCGCGGACACCTCCACTTCCCATAGGAAGGAGGGCGTGGTGCATCTGCTGGCCCTGGGTGCGTGCCCTGCAGAAACAGGCCTGGGATGGTAACCCTGGCAAGGCTGGCCGCTGGGAGCTTGGGGGCAGCTATCCTGGGGCTCCGTGTGCTATCATCACCCCCTTgctcatcctcccccccccccccgtttgccAGGGCCTGCAGCGGGTGCTGAGGGCAGCTGCAAAGAGGCTTGAGGCACAGGCAAACCCCACCCAGAGGCTGACGTCACTGGAGTCCCAGCTCCAGCAGCATGGACAATAGTGACCAAGAATGAGTGGCTGCTCCCAGTGCCCGGGTTTCCTGCGCCCCCCCACCCTCCGTTGGTCAGCAAGGACACAGGCTGCCCTCTGGCTCTGGACAGAGTGAGCCCGGGGTGTCTGAGGCTGGTCTGCCCTGGATACTGGGGTTCTCTACACCCCTGGGGGCCCCAGGCAGCTATGTCCACCCTTTACTGCCCTCCAGTCTGAGGCCCAGTGATGGACTCTGAGGCTTGGGGGGGGGTCTTGCTTTTGGCAAGAGGCCCCCTGGGATAGACTCTGACACCCTCTGCCTGACCCTCCTGGTTCTGGCTTTGCTCAATGTAGGAGGGGGCCCCAGGCCCCTCACCTTGTCTGTGGCTccaagcctcccctccccccaccagctGACTCAACTGGACTTGAGTGTCCCCCCACTCTGACTGCCAAGGGAAGGGGGCCCACACCCCACGACTAGTCAGGGGCTCCTGAtgcagggatggggtgggggcaggggggacaGGGTCATGCAGGGCATATTTTTGTAATCACTGTTGTATGAGCGAATGAGAATAGGGCGATTTTAAGTTATTGTTGCCAAAGAGATGTAAAGTTTACTGTTGCTTCTGGGGTGTGTCTATGGGGgggattgtttttgttttgtttcctgtttatagtTTGAGGCATAAGACGCTGATGCAATGActttcttgttccttttttttaaaagagaaagcaagctaaggaataaaaaaaaagcacttcTAAGTGTGTCCTTTCTTTTGTGGGACTGTAGTCAGAAGCtgggcaggtgggggtctggccaTGTGGAGGTGGTGCTCAGCTGCTGGCTTTGCCAGGGTGGGCACTGTAACTGTTGGCACAGCTGAGCAGAAAGGCTGCATTGTTGGCACAGTAGGTAGAAGAGAGGTGGAGTGGCCTGGACCAGAGCAGTGATGGGAACCACTCTGTCCACTTCTGTTGTGAGTTGGATTTGGCCACTTCTGCCCTGTGATTCTACCTCCCACCCACTAGAAACCTCCTGTTGTGGCAGCGAGAGGCAGGGAGTCCTCCCATCTGTCCCACATTGTCCTAGGGCAAAGCAGGTGGGGTGGTGAATTCTTAGGGGGATGATATCTGGAACTTGTCCCCATGTCAGTGGTCACCACGGTTGAGTTTCAGCCACAAACATCAGAAAGTAGATCCAGTTAGAATGTGAAAAAATTGTATTTTAGCTGGAACTCAGAAGCAGATGGGCTGGGGCAGAACCTCTGACAGTGGACACAGTGGGGGTGGAAGGGCCCAGGAAGGAGGGCCTGGTGAGGCCTCCCACAGCTGACTGCAAGAGTGGGGTGTCCCAGCAGGGGGTCCAATGCTTTTAACAGTCCTCTTCAAAGAAGGGTGCAGTGCCCCCTGCTGTTCCCTGTCTCAGGTGACAGCACAGTTAGCATGGGCTGGGGGCAACTGCTTATTGAGCACTCAGTTGGGGACCACCCTGAggatgccactgcccacccctagCCAGCAGGTCTGGTAGGGGCCAGCCCCTCCATCGTTGGCTTGAGGCCACTCCCACAGGGCTAGCTGGGTCCTGCCCAGGCCAGATGGTGGGGTGGCCAGCGCTGGGCAGGTCTCAGGTATGGAAGTGGACAATGCTCTGATggagcaggggtggggcaggcagtgggTGTGGGCCAGCCATCAGCCCAGGATGGGAGCAGACCTGTCATTGGTTACTGTGGGCTTCAGCTGGACATTGGTGAAGGGGTTcctgaggagagaagaggagatgggGTTAGTGTGGGCAAGCCTGTTGCACCCCTAGAACCACCCCCTGCCCCGCAAGAGACCCTGGTCAGTGGCCCAGGCTTGGTGTTCAGAACCAATGGGCAGTGATGGCCTTTCAGAGGGATTTGGGGGGTGCTCCCATGGAAGAAGGGAGTGTGTGGGGTCCTCTCTGCACTCTCCACTCTGCCTACGGGGACATGTCACCTGGTAACCATGTGGACAGACATGGGCCACCACACAGGCCTGCCCCATACATGCCAGGGGATGGGGCCTGGCCAGCTAGACAGACTGGGGCCAGGCACATCGGCAGAGACAGGGTGGCTGGGGTGGACTCTGCCCCCTGCAGAGGGCACCTGCCTCCTAGGGGCCACACCACTCCCTGTGCATGGGGCAGGTTCCATGGATAGATGGGACACTCCAGACAAGGGAAGACAGGGATGAGATGAATGTGGGGGCCACAGCGGGGCACTCTTGGCCTCCACAGGTGCAGTGCAGGGCACGGGCTGGGGGGGGGCACAGGACGCAGGTAGCCTGCTGACAGCACAGATGGCACATGGGACATGGACAGGACCACACTTCCAGCTACAAGCATTACCTGGGGCAGGAGTCACCTCTGGCAGTGCTGGTGGAACATCTGAGGGGTGGCCACTGGGCATGTGGTCCAGCCTGCCTCAGGGGAGGGTGCTAGGGGCACCACCCTGCATGTTTCCCAAACCTAAGACTGCACTGAGCTAGGACACACTACTGGGGAGGGGCAGACCAAGACTGTCTTCTTACTTCTGggttgagccctgagtcctgtgaTGGGGACCCCATTAACATCTGGATCTgcaggctgggaggtagcacaatagaTGGGTATGTTGGAGTCTTGGTCATGGGGTCCTGAGGTCCTAAGCTTGATCCCTGGTGTCACATATGCCAGATGGATTCTCTGGATATTtttcttaatcactcactcactctaataaaataaaagcctttgAAATCTGATTACCAAATTACAGTACTGCCAAATCTGGTCACTCCTAGGGGTGTCCTTGCTTCTGATCCATGCTCCTGATCTGTGACTACATGCCACACTACTATCATACTGCTGTGATGAGGGAAGGGCACCCAGGCCCTGGCTGCCACCTGACCAGACCCTGTTCTAGACAACAGCTTTGTGTCTCTGGCTGTCCCTTTCCCACTCAGCGTCAAGGTGGCTGGTCCTGGGAGGTGGGACacggagacagaggggagagtgTGGGCCCTGCTTAGGGGTAGGAGAAGGGGCTGTGACTTCTGTATTGATCAAGCTAGAGGGCAGAATGGCCAGGGGGCAGTAGCTTGGCTTCCTGTCTTGACGCTCCCAGTCCCCTTAGGGAGGGTGGAGGGCAAGAGACCACCACTTCTACAGGGAGAAGGGCTCCCAAGAgtctctctggtctctggtcagCACTGTCCTCCCTCTAATACTGCGGTGCATACCCTAGATTCTAAGGAGAGGAGCCAGGCTCTCCAGGAACCTCCTCCTGCAATCCCCTCATAGTGTAGACCAGAGTCTTGGGGTATCAAGACCCTTGAGCATATAGCACCTTCTAGAATGTTCTGTGAAAGAACAGGAAAATGCACTGGAGACTACTCATGACCCTGGTGGGTGGAGTGTGAGAACTAAACTGACAGGACCTAACAGGATGAGGCTTCTCGCAAACCCACTGCTCTCTAGGGCAGAGGCACATAGGCATCTGTTGCTGGAGCTAGCAGTGCCAGGGTGCCTCCCGGCAGTGCACCTGGTAGGTGACTAACAAGAGCCAAGTCCACAAAGTGCAGGGCTGTGCTGGAGAAGAGTTGGTTAAAAGTCACATTGGGCTAGTCAATCTTTCACAGAGAGCAAACAGACTTGTACTGGTAGCCTCTGCCTGGCAACGTAGGTCTGAGTGGCAGGAGGCCTCTGCACTGCCCCATGGGTGGCCCTGGGACACCTGTCTTGGAGCCCCATCCTTGAGGTTTGTCTCTGTGGGTGTCTGCTGCCCACTGTCGCTCACATTCATTTCCAGCAGCTTCGTTCCCAGAGCCACCGTGATGGCGGACAATCGTCTGTGATTATTTTCTGAGTCAACTGCTTGCATACAGGGTACAGCTGCGTCGCCGTCAAGTACCATGTTCTGCGGGGAGTCCGGTGCTCTTGGATGTGCGTGGAGCCCAAGTCTTCAGGGCGAGTGCCTGCCCTTTTGGAGTTGATGTGCTGGCATTTCCAGACTCCTCAAACTGCCCAGGGGTACCCTCTCCCCCAACTGAAGGTGGGGCCAGGCTGACAGTGCATCTGGGCGATGCATTAGGGACCCCGATTTCTACCCTGTGTCACTACACCCAGACAGAAGCTGTGCTGGCCTGTGCTCCCTGGGGCAGgacaggcagctggctgccagTGTGCTCTGGTGACCACCAGCAGAGCTGCTGTGCCCCCCATGTCAGCTGGGCACTAGGCAGGGTGCTGGGGGTGAAAGACCCACTCACCTGGCCATGGTCCCCCCACATCTCTCCACAGGTGGCTCACCACCCGAGCTCATCAGAGGCAAGAGAGAAATCCAGGCTGAAGCCCTGTGTCCACAGCGGGCTGCCACAGGGGTGGGGGTCAGCGGAAGCCAGCAGCCCCATAAGCTTCCAGAGAGGAGGACAGCACCCACAGAGATATCAGGGAAAACAAAGGCCCAGAGCCCATAGCCCAGAATGGAGGTAGCTTGCAGACCCTCAGACCCCAGTCCTTTATGCCCACAGGCGAGGCCTGAGGGCGTGGCAGAGCTGGGATGTGGCTGAGCAGCGTAAGAGCAAGGGCACTTACTACTCTAGTCAGCAGCTCAGAATCGGGCCACCTCCACATCAGAGCTGCAAGGAAACACAAGACTGGTTGGTGGCAGAGTGTATGGGGGGTGTGTGCTCCCCCTGACCCCTGCCCAAGTGTTCTGGAGGCTGCTGGGTACATAGGGGTGGGGAGGCTGGAAGGAAGCACCACACCCAACtcgatgcaataaataaaacttttattcaAACAACTGCAGTACAGGGCACAATTCtgatttaaaaaaccaaaaaaaccaaaaaaaaaaaaaaccaaaaaacccaaaaggaggaaaggaaaaatattctCAGCACTTTACATCTTCACACAAGGTCTGCGGTTTGTGTGTACATTCATCCACGGGTCATGGAATCCCCTGGATTTGAGATCTCTTCGCAGAATGCCCAGGCTAGCCCCAGAGGCGCTTTTCAAAACACAGGTGTGAGTCCTGGTTTGCAAgattaggttctttttttttttttttttccttccttaagTATAAAACAGGCCTTTCTGAGTCTTGAGccacttcacacacacacttatcggCTATGGTCCTAGTCCGAGGGCAGCGCTTGCTAAATGACATCAGAAAAAGGGGGTGTCCTCGACTTGGCAGGGGCTCCCACGGTGGGGCGGGCTGGGGGGCACCCTCGCCCACTGCCCAGATTCAGGGTGTGAGAAGACAAAACCAGTAGCTGCTGAGTCCAGCGTGGCGCTTTCTAAAGTCACCGAGACATACAAAAAGATGAGAGCGTTTAGGGACAGGCGCAGGGCCTCGTGCCCAGGGCGCCCTCCCTGGGGCTAGCCTTGGACCCTGGTCCCACATGGCCAGGGCGCCCCTGCTGGCGGCCTTGTTCATCCAGCAGGTAAAGGAGTGGCTTGCAGAAGGTGTGGGGTGGGTGGTCTCGGGGCTCTTTGGAAAGTCCGTGTGTGGCCAGGTGGTGCCCATACCTGCCCCCACTCCACTGGGCAGGCCACCTTGGGGCACTGGGCAGCGGCCTCCCTCATAGGAGCAGCCAGCTTCCTCAGGAggcactggggtggggagggggccccGGGCACCCCCATCCTGTCGCGGGTGCCCCTGTGGGCAGGATAGTCAGATGCAGAATGACAGAACGTACACTGGAGTCCATGcatgtctgttttttgtttgtcagggggaaaaaaaaaaagagtccttttccccattttttttttcttttttggttttttgtttgtttgttttgtttttctttttcttcaaactTTGGGCCCAGGTGGAGCCTTCGGAAAGGGACACTGAGTCATGGacatggcaggtggggagcagaggcaagGACACCCCACCAGATGGGACACATGGGGTGAGGGGTGGCTTGTAAACTCAGGGAGCAGAGGTGGGGCAGCACCATGGACCCTGGGGTGTCAGAGTCTGGGGGTCACCAacaaaaaggcggggggggggaaggggtgggaggggCGGCGGGGGGAGAAAAGAACCCAAGAAGAGACCAGCACACGCTGAGAAGAGACCGGTGGAGACCACAGATTGGGGGTCCTCCGAGCAGTGGCTGCCTGTGGTCAGCGTCCTCACACTGTGGACACCAGCGTGCCGCTGCCACTGCAAAGCAAGCACAGGACGGCTGCggcagcaccccaggccccacccGCCCAGCCCAGGAGGAGGCAGGGCTAGGACGGTTGAGTCTAGGTAccacagatgaagagctgggccAAAAACAGTGctgggggaccccccccccccagtggtggGTCCCAGGTCCAGCTGGATATCCACTAATGGGcctgtccccacccacccacttggTGAGATCCTGCCTGTGTCCCACTCTTCTGAGGGGGGGGTCAGGCCCAAGGATCAGAATAGGCCCAGAGTGGCCCCCTCAGTCTCCTCTCCCTGGAGATTCTCCCCATCCCAGTCCCCTTGAGACTTGGGActccccctctctcacacacacaactgTTCATGGAAATCAGGATGCATCAGAGAAGTGCTTACCTGCTCACAGCCCTTGGCCCATAGTCGTCCAGGCCCTAGGAGGAAGGGGCATGGGTCAGCAAGGGTCCCGGGCACCACAAGGTGTGGGCAGGGCT of Erinaceus europaeus chromosome 14, mEriEur2.1, whole genome shotgun sequence contains these proteins:
- the AATK gene encoding serine/threonine-protein kinase LMTK1 isoform X4, which translates into the protein MGAGPHTPAGPAQLCLWRVPRSSRMQRVKSMQLSCLCRAPPQQCPTVLTCTSCHSLRSPCPWPSSQGAQEMGCFLCLSAPEDTLGSWEPRIQPPSLGWDHQNLCNPTPATLGDCPYSWGAAAQVCRPGPTQPAVPGGDRPWLVWEGVSGGGELGAEQHAGTGEGAAGQCQCAGADALPGGGPSLQAGGQPVGSCRALKHDNLLQCLAQCAEVTPYLLVMEFCPMGDLKGYLRSCRVAESMAPDPLTLQRMACEVSCGVLHLHRHNYVHSDLALRNCLLTADLTVKVGDYGLSHSKYREDYFVTADQLWVPLRWMAPELVDEVHSNLLVAGQTKASNVWSLGVTLWELFELGTQPYPQHSDRQVLAYTVREQQLKLPRPQLSPTLSDRWYEVMQFCWLQPEQRPTAEEVHLLLTYLCTQGTSEVEEDFERRWRSMRPGGGGLESAGLALGVAGELAAASSFPLLEQFAGDGFHGDGDDVLTVTETSRGLNFEYNWETGRGAEAFPPLGAVHLQEPGALDGAPPGVVPVLSAHSPSVGSEYFIRLEEPASTAGHHQDCAGCAPRPRRGSQSPSDAGDPDDDSDGSASASLAMEPLLGRPPPSDDPWGGRYLRGSLGQPPPWPSRSPSPEAQMLQSPRAEDLDWGAVAFCPPFLEDLPSTPPTESPGGKEQRATRGSRAASHRHWTSNVSANNNSGQRSQECSEPSFSRGCVDCCPDSEQPPWASPELHHPLAMEDSRESLLRLQEVVTCLVTPPWTEDGGHGDPPELRLTEEAEGPSGPPLPLPSIPSPSQEGAPLPAEEAGAPTTLPASPTPATEPAGPQDSGSNLLELEASGSEDEDATEATPGIFTDLSSDGPQPERPSMVPALRSLQKQAGTPDSLDSLDIPSSVSSGAYESCSPSAMGTPGVQPRALDSGYDTENYESPEFVLKEAHESGELGAFGEQISEGQSPGPETQLSTLPGGLNEKNPYRDSAYFSDLDTEPELPCAPETPDPELELGSPQGPATESERISLEAGVHEEGLPLPLPREASPEPGPDPTLPPPRPPSPAQELPVVPSLGGSIFLLSPVTSAENQEAPGLLSPVALQNRIGAPSRAPLCLALPAAPEGRPKEEDNDDSDESDEELSCYNMQEPSEDSEEEAPVPVVVAERQSAHNLRSLLKMPSLLTQAFCEDLERKKKAVSFFDDVTVYLFDQESPTREAGEPLLAAKEPAPTFLAGSSGALGRPRQADNSREGCTAEGGGFPWAEDFPLLSAEKPPLATPAPPTPPAPGLFSRFTVSPAPASRFSITHVSDPDACAQRGPAAGAEGSCKEA